The following proteins come from a genomic window of Pseudomonas sp. MAG733B:
- a CDS encoding CheR family methyltransferase, with protein MSSDQRFFDFLKERIGLDVTSVGPAIIERAVRQRSAASQAQSADEYWRTLQSSSDEQQALIEAVIVPETWFFRYPESFATLAKLASKRLAEINNMRALRILSLPCSTGEEPYSIAMALLDAGFKPHQFKVEGMDVSPLSVEKARRALYGKNSFRGQDIAYRDRYFTSEHDGYHLSAQVLDQVRLQVGNLLDPALLANEPPYDFVFCRNLLIYFDLPTQKQVFEVLKRLTHVDGVLFIGPAEGSLLGRLGMRSIGIPQSFAFSRQSAAEPEPFPIFVPAPLPVPQPVRSVVAPPAIRRPFASVARSAQPAKPGNADAATLLANIAALANEGKSAEARAACDSYLRSHEPVAQVFYWLGLLSDVAGSVLEAQGFYRKALYLEPQHPDALMHLAALLQSQGDTVGARRLQDRAARSERAADSERKR; from the coding sequence ATGAGCAGCGATCAGCGGTTTTTCGACTTCCTCAAGGAACGCATCGGCCTCGACGTCACCTCTGTCGGCCCGGCGATCATCGAGCGTGCGGTGCGTCAACGCAGCGCGGCGTCCCAGGCGCAGTCGGCTGACGAATACTGGCGCACCTTGCAGAGTTCAAGCGACGAACAGCAGGCGCTGATCGAAGCGGTGATCGTCCCCGAGACCTGGTTTTTCCGTTACCCGGAATCTTTCGCCACCTTGGCGAAACTGGCGAGCAAACGGTTGGCCGAGATCAACAACATGCGCGCCCTGCGGATCCTCAGCCTGCCGTGCTCCACCGGCGAAGAGCCGTACTCGATCGCCATGGCGCTGCTGGATGCCGGGTTCAAACCGCACCAGTTCAAGGTCGAAGGCATGGACGTCAGCCCGTTGTCGGTGGAAAAAGCCCGACGCGCGTTGTACGGCAAGAACTCCTTTCGCGGGCAGGACATCGCGTATCGCGACCGTTACTTCACGTCTGAGCATGATGGTTACCACCTCAGCGCACAGGTGCTGGATCAAGTGCGTCTGCAAGTCGGCAATCTGCTCGATCCGGCCTTGCTCGCCAACGAACCACCCTATGATTTCGTGTTCTGCCGCAATCTGTTGATCTACTTCGACCTGCCGACGCAAAAACAGGTGTTCGAAGTGCTCAAGCGCCTGACCCATGTCGATGGCGTGCTGTTTATCGGTCCTGCCGAGGGCAGCTTGCTGGGGCGATTGGGCATGCGCTCGATCGGCATCCCGCAGTCCTTTGCCTTCAGCCGCCAAAGCGCTGCGGAACCGGAGCCGTTTCCGATATTCGTTCCTGCACCCTTGCCGGTGCCGCAACCGGTGCGCAGCGTCGTGGCGCCGCCGGCCATCAGGCGCCCGTTCGCCAGCGTTGCCCGGTCCGCGCAACCTGCGAAACCGGGCAACGCCGATGCCGCCACGCTGCTGGCGAACATCGCCGCGCTGGCCAATGAAGGCAAAAGTGCCGAGGCTCGCGCTGCGTGCGACAGTTATCTGCGCAGCCACGAGCCGGTGGCCCAGGTGTTTTACTGGCTCGGTTTGCTGAGTGATGTCGCCGGCAGTGTCCTGGAGGCGCAGGGTTTTTACCGCAAGGCGTTGTACCTCGAACCGCAACATCCCGACGCTTTGATGCACCTGGCGGCCTTGCTGCAATCCCAGGGCGATACCGTCGGAGCCAGACGATTGCAGGACCGCGCCGCCCGCAGTGAGCGCGCCGCTGACAGTGAGCGTAAACGATGA
- a CDS encoding chemotaxis protein CheW: MIASDTFSVTREDAQAIDDCWNRIGIHGDKSCPLLIEHIHCRNCAVYSAAATRLLDRYALQTEDREQVSGTLQSEVKTRSLLMFRLGEEWLGLATRSLVEVAPLQAIHSLPHQRSRALLGVANVRGALVACLSLVELLGLDAAGNVVSGARVMPRMLIIAAHGGPVVVPVDEVDGIHAIDERILDAASQSGTQASAKYTRGVLQFKGRSLRWLDEEQLLSAVTRSLT; encoded by the coding sequence ATGATCGCCTCCGACACCTTTAGCGTCACCCGTGAAGATGCCCAAGCCATCGACGATTGCTGGAACCGCATCGGTATCCACGGCGACAAGTCCTGTCCGCTACTGATCGAGCATATTCATTGCCGCAATTGCGCGGTGTACTCGGCTGCCGCGACGCGCCTGCTGGACCGTTATGCGTTGCAAACGGAAGATCGCGAGCAAGTTTCCGGCACGCTGCAAAGCGAGGTCAAAACCCGCTCGCTGCTGATGTTTCGCCTTGGCGAAGAATGGCTCGGCCTGGCCACCCGCAGTCTGGTGGAAGTGGCGCCGCTGCAAGCCATTCATTCGTTGCCGCACCAGCGTTCCCGGGCCTTGCTCGGCGTGGCGAATGTGCGCGGAGCTTTGGTGGCGTGTCTGTCGCTGGTGGAATTGCTGGGGCTTGATGCTGCAGGCAACGTGGTATCGGGCGCGCGGGTCATGCCGCGCATGCTGATCATCGCCGCCCACGGCGGCCCAGTGGTGGTGCCGGTGGACGAAGTGGACGGGATTCATGCCATCGACGAACGCATCCTCGATGCGGCGTCGCAATCAGGCACTCAGGCCAGTGCCAAGTACACCCGTGGCGTGTTGCAATTCAAGGGTCGCAGCCTGCGTTGGCTGGATGAAGAACAGCTGTTGTCCGCCGTGACCCGGAGCCTTACATGA
- a CDS encoding hybrid sensor histidine kinase/response regulator, with protein sequence MTPEQMRDASLLELFSLEAEAQTQVLSAGLLALERDPTQADQLESCMRAAHSLKGAARIVGVDAGVSVAHVMEDCLVSAQEGRLYLRAEHIDALLQGTDLLMRIATPNNAPVPVDIEAYVALMARLLDPAAAAIPVMVSAAPVMAELQLEAPAAKVEAPEPIIEAAPAASQKTKRTTENGERVLRVTAERLNSLLDLSSKSLVETLRLKPHLATMQRLKRMQNNGLRALENLNVHLKDHALSLEAQEALEDARRLLAESQQLLIEKNAELDEFAWQASQRAQVLYDTALACRMRPFADVLTGQVRMVRDLGRSLGKQVRLEFEGEKTQVDRDVLEKLEAPLTHLLRNAVDHGIETPEQRLLAGKPEEGLIRLRASHQAGLLVLELSDDGNGVDLEKVRRSIIERQLSPAETAAQLSEEELLTFLFLPGFSLRDTVTEVSGRGVGLDAVQHMVRQLRGAVVLEQTAGEGSRFHLEVPLTLSVVRSLVVEVGDEAYAFPLAHIERMCDLEPADIVQVEGRQHFWHEGRHVGLVAASQLLQRPASQGSQQTLKVVVIRERDTIYGVAVERFIGERTLVVLPLDERLGKVQDISAGALLDDGSVVLIVDVEDMLRSVDKLLNTGRLERIARHSNQAAEAARKRILVVDDSLTVRELQRKLLLNRGYDVAVAVDGMDGWNALRSEDFDLLITDIDMPRMDGIELVSLLRRDNRLQSLPVMVVSYKDREEDRRRGLDAGADYYLAKASFHDDALLDAVVELIGGARA encoded by the coding sequence ATGACCCCCGAGCAAATGCGCGACGCCTCTTTGCTGGAATTGTTCAGCCTGGAAGCCGAAGCCCAGACCCAGGTGCTGAGCGCAGGTCTGTTGGCGCTGGAGCGCGACCCGACCCAGGCCGATCAACTTGAATCGTGCATGCGCGCGGCGCACTCGCTTAAAGGCGCGGCGCGGATCGTCGGTGTCGACGCCGGGGTCAGCGTGGCGCATGTCATGGAGGATTGCCTGGTCAGTGCTCAGGAAGGGCGGCTGTATCTGCGCGCCGAGCATATTGATGCATTGCTGCAAGGCACTGATCTGCTGATGCGCATTGCCACACCGAACAACGCGCCGGTGCCAGTGGATATCGAGGCCTATGTCGCCTTGATGGCGCGGTTGCTCGACCCGGCGGCCGCTGCGATTCCCGTCATGGTTTCTGCTGCGCCCGTGATGGCGGAGCTCCAACTCGAAGCACCGGCGGCGAAGGTTGAAGCCCCTGAACCGATCATCGAAGCCGCGCCTGCCGCGTCTCAAAAAACCAAGCGCACCACCGAAAACGGCGAGCGCGTGCTGCGAGTCACGGCCGAGCGACTGAACAGCCTGCTCGACCTGTCGAGCAAATCCCTGGTGGAAACCCTGCGGCTCAAACCGCACCTGGCCACGATGCAGCGCCTCAAGCGCATGCAGAACAACGGCCTGCGAGCGTTGGAAAACCTCAATGTCCATCTCAAGGACCATGCCCTGAGCCTTGAAGCCCAGGAAGCCCTGGAAGATGCCCGTCGACTGCTGGCCGAATCCCAGCAGTTGCTGATAGAAAAAAATGCTGAGCTGGATGAGTTCGCCTGGCAGGCCAGCCAGCGTGCACAGGTGTTGTACGACACGGCACTGGCCTGTCGCATGCGCCCATTCGCCGATGTGTTGACCGGTCAGGTGCGCATGGTTCGCGATTTGGGTCGCAGTCTCGGCAAGCAGGTGCGGCTGGAGTTCGAAGGCGAGAAAACCCAGGTCGACCGCGATGTGCTGGAGAAGCTCGAAGCGCCACTGACGCACCTGCTGCGCAATGCCGTGGATCACGGGATCGAAACCCCGGAGCAACGGTTGTTGGCGGGTAAACCGGAGGAAGGCTTGATCCGCCTGCGCGCCTCCCATCAGGCCGGGTTGCTGGTGCTGGAACTCAGTGATGACGGCAATGGCGTCGATCTGGAGAAGGTCCGGCGAAGCATCATCGAACGCCAGTTGTCCCCGGCCGAAACCGCCGCCCAGTTGAGCGAAGAGGAACTGCTGACGTTCCTGTTCCTGCCGGGTTTCAGTCTGCGCGACACCGTCACCGAAGTGTCCGGACGCGGCGTCGGCCTGGACGCGGTGCAGCACATGGTCCGCCAGTTGCGCGGCGCGGTGGTGCTGGAGCAGACGGCGGGCGAGGGCAGCCGCTTCCATCTTGAAGTGCCGTTGACCCTGTCGGTGGTGCGCAGTCTGGTGGTGGAAGTCGGCGACGAAGCCTATGCCTTCCCGCTGGCGCACATCGAACGCATGTGCGATCTGGAACCGGCGGACATCGTGCAGGTCGAGGGTCGGCAGCACTTCTGGCATGAAGGCCGGCACGTTGGGCTGGTGGCGGCGAGTCAATTGCTGCAACGCCCGGCGAGCCAGGGCAGTCAGCAAACCCTCAAAGTTGTGGTCATCCGCGAGCGCGATACGATTTATGGCGTGGCGGTCGAGCGTTTCATCGGCGAGCGCACGCTGGTCGTGTTGCCGCTGGATGAGCGTCTGGGCAAGGTCCAGGACATCTCCGCCGGGGCCTTGCTCGACGACGGTTCGGTGGTGTTGATCGTCGACGTCGAAGACATGCTGCGATCGGTGGACAAACTGCTCAATACCGGGCGTCTGGAGCGTATCGCACGCCACAGCAACCAGGCGGCCGAAGCAGCGCGCAAAAGGATTCTGGTGGTCGACGATTCCCTGACCGTGCGCGAACTGCAACGCAAGCTGCTGCTCAATCGTGGCTACGACGTGGCCGTGGCGGTCGACGGCATGGACGGCTGGAACGCCCTGCGTTCGGAGGATTTCGATCTGCTGATTACCGACATTGATATGCCGCGCATGGACGGCATCGAACTGGTGTCTTTGTTGCGCCGGGACAACCGCCTGCAATCGCTGCCGGTGATGGTGGTGTCCTACAAGGATCGTGAAGAGGACCGTCGTCGTGGACTGGACGCCGGAGCCGACTATTATCTAGCCAAAGCCAGTTTTCATGACGATGCCCTGCTCGATGCAGTGGTTGAGCTCATAGGAGGAGCGCGGGCATGA
- a CDS encoding chemotaxis response regulator protein-glutamate methylesterase, producing MKIAIVNDMPMAVEALRRALAFEPAHQVIWVAGNGKEAVQKCAEQTPDLILMDLIMPVMDGVEATRRIMAETPCAIVIVTVDRQQNVHRVFEAMGHGALDVVDTPALGAGNAQEAAAPLLRKIMNIGWLIGDKGNRERLAPSPARSSGSRQSLIAIGSSAGGPAALEVLLKGLPRNFSPAIVLVQHVDQVFAAGMAEWLGSASGLNVRLAQEGEPPQSGTVLLAGTNHHIRLLKNGTLAYTAEPVNEIYRPSIDVFFESVANYWNGDAVGVLLTGMGRDGAQGLKLMRRQGYLTIAQDQNSSAVYGMPKAAAAIDAAVEIRPLDKIAPRLLEIFPK from the coding sequence ATGAAAATCGCCATCGTCAACGACATGCCCATGGCCGTGGAAGCCTTGCGCCGGGCCTTGGCTTTCGAGCCGGCGCATCAGGTGATCTGGGTCGCGGGCAATGGCAAGGAAGCGGTGCAGAAGTGTGCCGAGCAGACACCTGACCTGATCCTGATGGACCTGATCATGCCGGTCATGGACGGTGTGGAAGCCACTCGACGGATCATGGCCGAAACGCCGTGCGCCATCGTCATTGTCACGGTCGATCGCCAGCAAAACGTGCACCGGGTATTCGAAGCCATGGGCCACGGCGCCCTCGACGTGGTCGATACCCCGGCCCTCGGCGCCGGCAACGCCCAGGAAGCGGCGGCGCCGTTGCTGCGCAAAATCATGAACATCGGCTGGCTGATCGGCGACAAGGGCAATCGCGAACGATTGGCTCCGAGTCCGGCGCGCAGTTCCGGTTCACGCCAGAGCCTGATCGCCATCGGCTCATCCGCAGGCGGGCCGGCGGCGCTGGAAGTCCTGCTCAAAGGGCTGCCTCGCAACTTTTCCCCGGCCATCGTGCTGGTGCAGCACGTTGACCAGGTGTTTGCCGCCGGCATGGCCGAATGGCTCGGCAGCGCCAGCGGACTCAATGTGCGCCTGGCTCAGGAAGGCGAACCACCGCAAAGCGGCACCGTCCTGCTGGCCGGCACCAATCACCATATTCGCTTGTTGAAAAACGGCACGCTGGCTTACACCGCCGAACCGGTCAACGAAATCTATCGGCCCTCGATCGATGTTTTTTTCGAAAGCGTGGCCAATTACTGGAATGGCGACGCGGTCGGTGTATTGCTCACCGGCATGGGGCGTGATGGTGCGCAGGGGCTTAAACTCATGCGTCGGCAGGGCTACCTGACCATCGCACAAGACCAAAACAGCAGTGCGGTGTATGGCATGCCGAAGGCGGCCGCGGCCATCGATGCCGCCGTGGAAATACGCCCGCTGGACAAGATAGCGCCACGATTGCTGGAGATTTTTCCAAAATGA
- a CDS encoding PleD family two-component system response regulator produces MNELQLDDFKTDENAAMVLLVDDQAMIGEAVRRGLSNEENIDFHFCADPHQAIAHAVRIKPTVILQDLVMPGLDGLSLVREYRNHPATKDIPIIVLSTKEDPLIKSAAFAAGANDYLVKLPDNIELVARIRYHSRSYMTLLQRDAAYRALRVSQQQLLDTNLVLQRLMNSDGLTGLSNRRHFDEYMELEWRRALREQSQLSLLMIDVDYFKTYNDSFGHLEGDEALRKVAAAIREASARPSDLPARYGGEEFALVLPNTSQGGARLMAEKLRMTVEALKIPHISPAEGASLTISIGLSTITPQTGSNCRELISAADKGLYLAKNNGRNQVGIG; encoded by the coding sequence ATGAATGAATTACAGCTCGACGACTTCAAGACTGACGAAAATGCCGCCATGGTGTTGTTGGTCGACGATCAGGCGATGATCGGCGAGGCGGTGCGACGCGGGTTGTCGAACGAAGAAAACATCGACTTCCATTTCTGCGCCGACCCGCACCAGGCCATTGCCCATGCGGTGCGCATCAAGCCAACGGTGATCTTGCAGGATCTGGTCATGCCCGGCCTTGACGGCCTGAGCCTGGTGCGCGAATACCGCAATCACCCGGCGACCAAGGACATTCCGATTATCGTCCTGTCGACCAAGGAAGACCCGCTGATCAAGAGCGCGGCGTTCGCGGCCGGGGCCAACGATTATCTGGTCAAACTGCCGGACAATATCGAACTGGTTGCGCGCATTCGCTATCACTCGCGCTCCTACATGACGCTATTGCAGCGAGATGCGGCGTACCGCGCGCTGCGTGTCAGCCAGCAACAGTTGCTCGACACCAACCTGGTGCTGCAACGGCTGATGAACTCCGACGGCTTGACCGGGCTGTCGAACCGCCGGCATTTCGACGAGTACATGGAACTTGAGTGGCGCCGCGCGCTGCGTGAGCAAAGTCAGTTGTCGTTACTGATGATCGACGTGGACTACTTCAAGACCTACAACGACTCCTTCGGTCACCTCGAAGGCGACGAAGCCCTGCGCAAGGTCGCTGCGGCAATCCGCGAAGCCAGTGCCCGGCCTTCCGACCTGCCCGCCCGTTACGGCGGCGAAGAATTCGCCCTGGTACTGCCCAACACCTCCCAGGGCGGTGCGCGACTGATGGCCGAAAAACTGCGCATGACCGTGGAAGCCTTGAAGATCCCGCACATTTCCCCGGCGGAGGGCGCGAGCCTGACCATCAGCATCGGCCTGTCGACCATCACCCCGCAAACGGGCAGCAATTGCCGCGAACTGATCTCGGCGGCGGACAAGGGGCTGTATCTGGCGAAGAACAATGGGCGAAATCAGGTGGGTATTGGCTGA
- the prfB gene encoding peptide chain release factor 2 (programmed frameshift) produces MEINPILNTIKDLSERSETIRGYLDYDQKHERLTEVNRELEDPSVWNKPEYAQELGRERSALAQIVDTLDELNTGLADCRDLLDMAVEENDEGAVSDVVAELARLEENLAKLEFRRMFSHEMDPNNAYLDIQAGSGGTEAQDWANILLRMYLRWADKRGFDATIMELSAGEVAGIKGATVHIKGEYAFGWLRTEIGVHRLVRKSPFDSGNRRHTSFSAVFVSPEIDDKVEIEINPADLRIDTYRSSGAGGQHVNTTDSAVRITHVPTNTVVSCQNERSQHANKDTAMKMLRAKLYEQEMQKRNAASQALEDTKSDIGWGHQIRSYVLDASRIKDLRTNIERSDCDKVLDGDIDEYLEASLKSGL; encoded by the exons ATGGAAATCAACCCGATCCTTAACACCATCAAGGACCTGTCCGAGCGCTCCGAAACTATTCGGGGGTATCTT GACTACGATCAAAAGCATGAGCGTCTGACTGAAGTCAATCGCGAGCTTGAAGATCCGAGTGTCTGGAACAAACCTGAATACGCCCAGGAGCTGGGCCGCGAGCGCTCTGCGCTGGCGCAGATCGTCGATACCCTCGATGAGCTGAATACCGGTCTGGCCGATTGCCGCGACCTGCTGGACATGGCCGTCGAAGAAAACGACGAAGGCGCAGTGAGCGATGTCGTCGCTGAGCTGGCCCGTCTCGAGGAAAATCTGGCCAAGCTGGAATTCCGTCGCATGTTCAGCCACGAAATGGACCCGAACAACGCGTACCTGGACATCCAGGCCGGTTCCGGCGGCACCGAAGCCCAGGACTGGGCCAACATCCTGTTGCGCATGTACCTGCGCTGGGCTGACAAACGCGGTTTCGACGCGACCATCATGGAACTGTCGGCCGGTGAAGTCGCCGGGATCAAGGGCGCCACCGTGCACATCAAGGGCGAATACGCCTTTGGCTGGCTGCGTACCGAGATCGGCGTGCACCGTCTGGTGCGCAAGAGCCCGTTCGACTCCGGCAACCGTCGCCACACCTCTTTCTCGGCGGTGTTCGTTTCCCCCGAGATCGATGACAAGGTGGAGATCGAGATCAACCCGGCAGACCTGCGGATCGACACCTATCGTTCCTCCGGTGCCGGTGGTCAGCACGTAAACACCACCGACTCGGCCGTACGTATCACCCACGTACCGACCAACACCGTGGTCAGCTGCCAGAACGAACGTTCCCAGCACGCCAACAAGGACACCGCCATGAAAATGCTGCGGGCCAAGTTGTACGAGCAGGAAATGCAGAAACGCAACGCCGCGTCCCAGGCGCTGGAAGACACCAAGTCCGATATCGGCTGGGGTCACCAGATCCGTTCCTACGTACTCGATGCCTCGCGCATCAAGGACCTGCGGACCAACATCGAACGCAGCGACTGCGACAAGGTGCTCGACGGCGATATCGACGAATACCTGGAAGCCAGCCTGAAGTCCGGGCTGTAA
- the lysS gene encoding lysine--tRNA ligase: MSDLELDPQALQQEENSLIALRKEKLAAERAKGNAFPNDFRRENYCEQLQKQYADKTKEELAEAAIPVKVAGRIMLNRGSFMVIQDMTGRIQVYVNRKTLSEETLAAVKTWDMGDIIAAEGTLARSGKGDLYVEMTNVRLLTKSLRPLPDKHHGLTDTEQRYRQRYVDLIVNEDVRQTFRVRSQVIAHIRSFLMKRDFLEVETPMLQTIPGGAAAKPFETHHNALDMGMFLRIAPELYLKRLVVGGFEKVFEINRNFRNEGVSTRHNPEFTMLEFYQAYADYEDNMDLTEELFRELAQLVLGSTDVPYGDKVFHFGEPFVRLSVFDSILKYNPELTADDLNDIDKARAIAKKAGAKVLGFEGLGKLQVMIFEELVEHKLEQPHFITQYPFEVSPLARRNDDNPNVTDRFELFIGGREIANAYSELNDAEDQAERFMAQVADKDAGDDEAMHYDADFVRALEYGMPPTAGEGIGIDRLVMLLTNSPSIRDVILFPHMRPQA, encoded by the coding sequence ATGAGCGACCTAGAACTCGACCCGCAAGCCCTGCAACAGGAAGAAAACTCCCTGATCGCCCTGCGCAAGGAAAAGCTTGCTGCCGAGCGCGCCAAGGGCAATGCCTTCCCGAACGACTTCCGCCGCGAAAACTACTGCGAGCAACTGCAGAAACAGTACGCGGACAAGACCAAGGAAGAGCTGGCAGAGGCTGCGATCCCGGTCAAGGTTGCCGGTCGCATCATGCTCAACCGTGGCTCGTTCATGGTGATCCAGGACATGACCGGTCGCATCCAGGTCTACGTCAACCGCAAGACCCTGTCCGAAGAAACCCTGGCCGCGGTGAAAACCTGGGACATGGGCGACATCATTGCCGCCGAAGGCACCCTGGCCCGTTCCGGCAAGGGCGACCTGTACGTCGAAATGACCAACGTGCGCCTGCTGACCAAATCCCTGCGCCCGCTGCCGGACAAGCACCACGGCCTGACCGACACCGAACAGCGCTACCGTCAGCGCTACGTTGACCTGATCGTCAACGAAGACGTGCGCCAGACGTTCCGCGTGCGTTCGCAAGTCATCGCCCACATCCGCAGCTTCCTGATGAAGCGTGACTTCCTGGAAGTGGAAACGCCGATGCTGCAAACCATCCCGGGCGGCGCGGCAGCCAAGCCGTTCGAAACCCACCACAACGCATTGGACATGGGCATGTTCCTGCGTATCGCGCCGGAGCTGTACCTCAAGCGCCTTGTTGTTGGCGGGTTCGAGAAAGTGTTCGAGATCAACCGCAACTTCCGTAACGAAGGCGTTTCGACTCGTCACAACCCTGAATTCACCATGTTGGAGTTCTACCAGGCTTACGCCGACTACGAAGACAACATGGACCTGACCGAAGAACTGTTCCGCGAACTGGCTCAGCTGGTTCTGGGCAGCACCGACGTGCCGTACGGCGACAAGGTGTTCCACTTCGGCGAGCCGTTCGTGCGTCTGTCGGTGTTCGACTCGATCCTCAAGTACAACCCTGAGTTGACCGCTGACGATCTGAACGACATCGACAAGGCTCGCGCCATCGCCAAGAAGGCCGGCGCCAAAGTGCTGGGCTTCGAAGGCCTGGGCAAGCTGCAAGTGATGATTTTCGAAGAGCTGGTCGAGCACAAGCTGGAGCAGCCGCACTTCATCACCCAGTACCCGTTCGAAGTGTCGCCGCTGGCCCGTCGAAACGACGACAACCCGAACGTCACCGACCGCTTCGAGCTGTTCATCGGTGGTCGTGAAATCGCCAACGCCTACTCCGAGTTGAACGACGCGGAAGACCAGGCCGAACGTTTCATGGCGCAGGTGGCCGACAAGGACGCCGGCGACGACGAAGCCATGCACTACGACGCCGACTTCGTTCGCGCGCTGGAGTACGGCATGCCGCCAACGGCGGGTGAAGGCATCGGCATCGACCGTCTGGTGATGTTGCTGACCAACTCACCGTCGATCCGCGACGTGATTCTGTTCCCGCACATGCGGCCGCAAGCGTAA
- a CDS encoding TetR family transcriptional regulator translates to MAQEGAAGIATAVAESVQYQGRKASRQGSEQRRQDILDAAMRIVVRDGVRAVRHRAVAAEAQVPLSATTYYFKDIDDLLTDTFAQYVERSAAYMAKLWVNNEGLLRDMIASGDGSPQARSKLADDIARLMTDYVHRQLITRREHLMAEQAFRQEALLNPRLAGLVRSHQQILLRGSCQLFQVLGSREPQQDAKVLTAIIGRMEYQGLLNDAEPVAEEEMLGILTRYMHLVLASV, encoded by the coding sequence ATGGCTCAAGAAGGTGCAGCGGGTATCGCCACTGCGGTCGCTGAAAGTGTTCAGTACCAGGGCCGCAAGGCCAGCCGACAGGGCAGCGAGCAGCGCCGACAGGACATTCTCGATGCCGCGATGCGCATTGTCGTGCGTGATGGCGTGCGGGCCGTCAGGCACCGCGCGGTGGCTGCCGAGGCGCAAGTGCCGTTGTCGGCGACCACTTACTATTTCAAGGATATCGATGACCTGCTCACCGATACTTTCGCCCAATACGTCGAACGCAGCGCGGCCTACATGGCCAAGTTGTGGGTGAACAATGAAGGCCTGCTGCGCGACATGATCGCCAGTGGCGACGGCAGCCCGCAGGCGCGTTCGAAGCTGGCGGACGACATTGCGCGGCTGATGACGGACTATGTTCATCGGCAACTGATCACCCGCCGTGAACATTTGATGGCCGAACAGGCGTTCCGTCAGGAAGCGCTGCTCAACCCGCGCCTGGCCGGGTTGGTGCGCTCGCATCAGCAAATTCTGCTGCGGGGCTCCTGCCAGCTTTTCCAGGTATTGGGTTCTCGCGAGCCGCAACAGGATGCCAAAGTGTTGACGGCTATAATCGGACGGATGGAATATCAGGGCCTGCTCAACGACGCCGAGCCGGTCGCCGAAGAGGAAATGCTCGGCATACTTACGCGTTATATGCATTTGGTGCTGGCGTCGGTATAA